A window of Nocardiopsis sp. Huas11 genomic DNA:
ACGACCAGGGCAGGTGCGTGCACGGCGAGGTCGACGCGGGCGACGGCGTGATCTGGCTGCACCGGGAGGCGCCGGAGTTCGGCCTGGCCTCGCCGAAGAGCCTGGGCGCGGCCAGCGCGACCACCGCGGTGATGGTGGAGTCCGTGGACGAGCACTACCGGCGCGCGGTCGCCGAGGGCGCCCGGATCGTCTACGAGCCCGTGGACCAGCCCTACGGCTACCGCGAGTACTCCGCCCGCGACCCGGAGGGCGCGCTCTGGTCGTTCATGGCGCCCGTGGACTGATCCGCCCGCGCCCGTTGCGTTGACGTCGGCGTCAAGGTCTAGCGTGACGGCCATGCGCATCGGTGAACTTGCCACACGGGCGGGGGTCAGTACGCGGACCCTGCGCTACTACGAGTCCCGCGGTCTGCTTCCGAGCCGCCGCGAGGTCAACGGGTACCGCGTCTACGACGACGGCGACCTGCGGCTGGTGGAGCAGATCCGCACGCTCCAGGACTGCGGGTTCGGGCTGGAGGAGACGCGCCCGTTCGTGGAGTGCCTGCGGGCCGGGCACCCGACCGGGGACTCCTGCCCGGCGTCGCTGGACGTCTACCGCGGCAAGCTCGCCGAACTCGACACGCTCATCGAAGAGCTGAGAGCCGTGCGCCACGAGGTGGGCGCGCAGCTGGCCCGGGCCGAGTCGAACCTGCCCGACCCGCCCGACCCGCTGTGCCAGATGAAGGGATGACCATGCAGCAGACCACGGACGCCGGTTTCGACGAGGACGTTCTGCGCTCGGACCTGCCGGTCCTGGTGGAGTTCACCTCGGACTCGTGCCCGCCATGCCGCCAGATGGAACCGGTGCTCAGGTCGCTCGCCGACGACCTGCGCGGCCGGTTGCGGATCGTGCAGGTCGACGTGCCCGCCAACCCCGGGACGACCCGCCGCTACCAGGTGATGGGCACTCCCACCTTCCTGCTGTTCCACGGGGGCGAGCCCGTGCGGCAGTGGGTGGGCGCGCGTCCCAAGCGCCGCGTCCTCCAAGAGGTGGAGCCGTTCCTGGCCGGGCACGTCCCCGGGCCCGCGCCCGCGGGCCCGAGCGCCTAGGCGTCGATGTCGCCGACGAGGTGGCGCAGCTCCTGGACCGCGAACCACAGCAGTTCGTGGTCCTCGGCCTCGCCCGCGGCGATGTCGTCGGCCGCCGCCTCGTCGTCCACGTGCGCCGACGCCAGCTTCTTGTAGGGGACGGGCTCGCCCACGCTGACCCTGACCACGTTCGGTCCCGCGCCACCGCGGCGCTCGACGAGGTGGTCGGGCATCTCCGCGGCCAGGACCACGCGGCGCCGGGGCGCGTCCGGGTCGGCCGCCAGCAGCTCCAGGGACGCCTCGGCGGCGGCGTACATGGCGTCGTACTCGGCCTCCTCGGTGTCCCCGTCGGGTCCGGGGTCGGCGGCGAAGGCGGTGGTGCCGTCCGCCCTCCCGGTGTCGAGGACGCCGGCGAGGGCGGGGAGGGTGCTGGGCAGGAAGACGTACATGCGCGCCGCTCTCAGGTGCGTGGACCGAACCCTATGAGTGTGCCACCGCCGAGGAGAGGAAGCGTTCCAGCTCCCGCCGCGTGGACTCGGTGTCGGTGTGCACGATGCCCGTCATCCCGAGTGCCTCGGCGGTGCGGACGTTGTGCTCCAGGTCGTCGATGAACACGCAGTCCTCGGGGGCCAGGCCCAGGCGTTGGCACGTGTGGAGGTAGATGCGCTCCTCGGGCTTGCGCATCCCCACCTCACCGGAGATCACCACGGTGTCGAAGGTGGTCTCGAAGTGCTCGTGCGGGTAGCCGTTGCCCCAGGAGTTGGACAGCAGCGCGGTGGCCGCGCCGCCCCGCCTGGACCGGCGCAGGAGTTCGTACATGGCGTGCACGGGCTCGAACTCGGCGAACATCCGGTGGATGAGCCCTTCGGCCACGACCGGTCCGCCGTGGGTGGAGCGCAGCAGGCCCGCCAGGTCCCGCTCGAACTGCGCGACGGCGATCTCGCCCCTCTCCAGTGCGTGGACCGGGTTGTCGCCGTTGAGACTGCCGTCGAAGTAGGGCCGCATCACCTCCTGGTAGTGGTCGACGTCGATCCGGTCGGCGCGCAGCCAGGCCAGGATTCCGTCGAGCAGGGGCGGCGTGAGGACGCCGCCCCAGTCGGAGATGACCCCTCGGCGGGTGCTGTCCATCCGATCCCTCCTTCTGTTCGGGCGGGGAACGGTTCTTCCCGTTCCCCGCCCGATTCAATCCCGGCGAAGGCGGACGAAGAGCTCAGAAGGAGAGGCCGTCGCCCGCGGACGCGACGTCCGGGACGTCCACGGGGAGCGTTCCGGTGGGATCGACCTCTCCGGCGATGACCCGGGCCGCGGCGGCGCGGGAGACGTCCACGGACGAGTACACGGCCAGGAAGGCGTCCACGTCGGGGAAGGCCGCCAGGTCGTAGGGACCCCCCTGGGCCACGACGATGACCGGGCCCTGCGCCGACTCCACCAGGGCGCGCTGCTCCTGTGTGGCCCCGTCGGTGCCCACGACCAGGGTCGCGGCGGCCGCGTCGACCGTGACGCCGGCCTCGGTGAGCGCGGCGGCGATCGTCTCCGCGCCGGCGCCCTCGACCCGCACGGGCGTGTCCCGCAGCGGCAGCAGACCGTCCTCGTTGCGCAGCAGCGTCACCGAGGCGTCGGCGACGGTGCGCGCCGCCTCCTCATGGCCCATGGCCCCGGCCGCGGCGGCCGGGTCCACCGGTTCCGCCTCCAGGATCCCGCGCTTCTCCTTCAGGGCGAGCACCCGCAGCACCGACTCGTCGACGCGCTCCTCGGTGATCCGGCCCTCCTCCACGGCGGCGCGCAGCGCGGCCACGGCGGCGGCCGGGTCCGGTGGCATCAGGAGCTGGTCCACGCCGGCCTCGACGGCCCTGACCGCGACCTCGCCGTCGTCGTAGCGCTGGCGCACGCCCTCCATGTTGAGGGCGTCGGTGGTGACGACGCCGTCGTAGCCGAGCTCCTCGCGCAGGATGCCGTCGATGATCGACGGCGAGAGCGTGGCCGGGTCGGGGTCGTCACTGCTGTCCAGGCCCGGCATGAGCACGTGCGCGGTCATGATCGCGTCGACGTCGGCCTCGACGGCGGCGCGGAACGGCGGCAGGTGCTCCTGCTCCCAGCGGTCGCGCGGCAGGTCGATGACGGGCAGGCCGGTGTGGCTGTCCACGTCGGTGTCCCCGTGGCCCGGGAAGTGCTTGACGACGGAGACCACGCCGCCCTCGGCGAAGGCCGAGGACTCGGCCACCGCCATCTCCGCCACCAGGTCGGGGTCGGAGCCGAACGAGCGGATCCCGATCACGGGGTTGTTCGGGTCGGTGTTGACGTCGGCCACCGGGGCGTAGTCCAGGTTGATCCCGAGCGCGGTCAGTTCCGTCGCGGTGGTCCCCGCCAGCAGTTCGGCCATGGCCGTGTCGCGGGTCGCGCCGACCGCCATCGCGTCCGGGAAGCGGGTGCCCACCGGCAGCCGCGACACCTTGCCGTGCTCCTGGTCCACACCCACGAACAGCGGGACGCCCTGCCCCTGCTCGGCGGCCGTGGCCTGGACGCCGGCGGACATCCCGGCGATCTGCTCGGCGTCGGTCAGGTTGGCGTCGAAGTAGATGACGCCCCCGGGCCGGTGGGCCTCGATCTGCGCGGCGTTCTCCGCCGCGGTGGTCCCCTGCGCGGTCAGCACCAGGAGCTGGCCGATCTTGTCGTCCAGGTCCATGCCGGCGAGCAGCTCGGGCGCGAGCACCGGCTCGAAGGGCTCGGCGCTCGGGGACGGTTCTTCCTCCTGCGGCGAGGGGTCCACCTCCTCGGTGGTGCACGCGCCGGCGATCAGGGCGAGGGCCGCACAGGCCGTGGCGAGGGCGCGCGGTAGGAGCGGTCTCATGGCGGATGTCATCTCCGGTGGTCAGCGGGTCGCGGCCGGAGAATACCGCCTCGAAGGGGCGTCCCGGCGCACGGTCGCCCGCGCGCCGGGTCTTCCTGGTCTCGTCAGTCCCAGATGAAGAGGGAGTCGCCCGTGCGGACGGCTCCGTCGGCGAGGTCGTGGACCGTCCCCTCAACGGCGTCCAGGGCCACCACCGGCACGACCGACGGCTTGCCCTGGGCCGCGACCAGGCCCGGTGACCAGCGGATCACCGGGGTGCCGGCCTCGACCCTGGCGCCTTCCTCGACCAGGAGGGTGAACCCCTCCCCCGCGAGTTCCACGGTGTCGATGCCCAGGTGCACCAGCACACCGCGGCGCTGGTCGGGCGCCATCACCACGAACGCGTGGGGGTGGAGTTTGACCAGGTCCCCGGTGATGGGCGCGACCGCCGACTGCGTCCCCTCCTGCCCGCCCTCCTGCCCCGGCTCCGGGTGGACGGCGACGCCGGGGCCGACCATCCCCTCCGAGAACACGGGATCGGGCACGGTCGAGAGGGAGAGCGCGGTCCCGGCTACGGGGGCGAGGACGCCGAGTGCGTCCGTAACGTCTGACATGGGAGAACACCTTCCCTCTCAGGGAGAGTTAATCAAGCAGGTCCTTGATGTCGTCGGTGAGCGTGTCCGCCTCGGGACCCACCACGACCTGCACGACGTTGCCCGACATCAGGACCCCGTGGGCGCCCGCCGCGCGCAGGTCGCCCTCCTTCACCAGACCGGGGTCGGCCACCTCGGTGCGCAACCGGGTGATGCACGCCTCGATGTCCTCGATGTTGGCCGGGCCGCCCAACCCGGCGACGATCGCCGCTGCCTTGTCCGCCATCTGTCCTCCGTGCTCTGCCATGGGAACGGGAGTTCCCCCGGGATGAGCCTAAGGGTGACCCACCCCACACACCAGGGTCCGCGCGACCGCGCTGAGTACGCGGGGGGTACTCGGTCGCCGGACGGGATCCCGCGTCAGGAGGTCTGCGTGACCTTGTTGAGCCCTCGGGGCACGTCCGGGTTGTAGCCCAGGCGCCGGGCGAGTCGCTCGGTGAGCAGCTGCGCGGGCACGATGAGGTTCATCGGTGAGACCCACTCGGGCACGTCCGGCACGGGCACGGCCAGGTCGCTCACCGCGGCCAGCGCCGGACCCCCGCCGAAGCCGAAGACCGGGGCCCCGGCGGAGCGGGCGCGCTCGGCCAGCGCGACGGTCCCCTGCAGGGTCGGCCCGGAGGGCGCGGCCACCAGCAGCGCCGGGGTGCGCGGGTCGACGACGGCGATGGGGCCGTGCAGCAGGTCGGCGTAGGACAGGCCCATCGCGTGCAGGTAGCAGGCCTCCTTGAGCTTGAGCGCGGCCTCCAGCGCGGTGGAGAAGGCCATGCCGCGGCCGGAGATCACCGCGCCCTGGACGGCGACCATCCGCTCGACGATCTCCTCCAGGGCGCCGGTGGGCGCGGCGAGGGTCTCCTCGATGCCGTCGGGCACGCGCTCCAGCTCGCCCGCGTCCAGGTCCGCGCCCAGGCCCAGGGCCAGGACCGCCAGCGCCGCGAGCTGGGTGTTGTAGGTCTTGGTGGCGGGCACGGCGAGCTCGTCGCCGGCCCGGGTGACCAGCGCGACGTCGGCCTCGGCGGCCAGCGGGGAGCCGGCGCCGTTGGTCACGCCGACGGTGCGGGCGCCGCAGTCGGCGGCCCAGCGCATGGTCTCGACGATCTCCTCGGTCTTGCCGGACTGGGAGATGGCCACGGCCAGGACGTCGGACAGGTCGATCTTCGCGCCGTAGGTGGTGGCGATGGAGGGCGAGCCCAGCGTGGCCAGGCGGCCGGTGTGCGCCTGCAGCAGGTAGCTGCCGTAGACCGCCGCGTTGTCGGAGGAGCCGCGCGCGATGAACAGGACGTGCCGGGTGCGCCGGCCCAGGGCCTCGATCTCCGGGCGCAGCGGCAGCAGTTCGGCGAACGTACGGCGCAGCGCCTCGGGCTGCTCGGCGATCTCGGAGCGCATCACGCTCGTCGTGGACGTCATGGAGAACCTTCCCCTGGTGTGTGGCGGGCGGTCCGGGCCGGAGCCGGGGGGCCGCGTCGGCCGCTGCCCCGAGGCGGGCCGGACACGGTCCGACCTGCCCCGGTTCTGGTGCGAACCGCCTGCTGTCAGGCGTATTGACACGCGGGCGGAGCTATGGTCTAGTCCGGACTATACCAGTCAGATCGGGAGGCCACCGGAGCCGACGACGGAGCGACCACCGAGGCGGGGCCCCGGCGGGGTGAGTCTCCGCGGAACATGCCCTAGGGTCGAACGCCCGATCCTCCCGACGACCGAGAAGGCCAG
This region includes:
- a CDS encoding glycoside hydrolase family 3 protein; the encoded protein is MRPLLPRALATACAALALIAGACTTEEVDPSPQEEEPSPSAEPFEPVLAPELLAGMDLDDKIGQLLVLTAQGTTAAENAAQIEAHRPGGVIYFDANLTDAEQIAGMSAGVQATAAEQGQGVPLFVGVDQEHGKVSRLPVGTRFPDAMAVGATRDTAMAELLAGTTATELTALGINLDYAPVADVNTDPNNPVIGIRSFGSDPDLVAEMAVAESSAFAEGGVVSVVKHFPGHGDTDVDSHTGLPVIDLPRDRWEQEHLPPFRAAVEADVDAIMTAHVLMPGLDSSDDPDPATLSPSIIDGILREELGYDGVVTTDALNMEGVRQRYDDGEVAVRAVEAGVDQLLMPPDPAAAVAALRAAVEEGRITEERVDESVLRVLALKEKRGILEAEPVDPAAAAGAMGHEEAARTVADASVTLLRNEDGLLPLRDTPVRVEGAGAETIAAALTEAGVTVDAAAATLVVGTDGATQEQRALVESAQGPVIVVAQGGPYDLAAFPDVDAFLAVYSSVDVSRAAAARVIAGEVDPTGTLPVDVPDVASAGDGLSF
- a CDS encoding HAD family phosphatase, translating into MDSTRRGVISDWGGVLTPPLLDGILAWLRADRIDVDHYQEVMRPYFDGSLNGDNPVHALERGEIAVAQFERDLAGLLRSTHGGPVVAEGLIHRMFAEFEPVHAMYELLRRSRRGGAATALLSNSWGNGYPHEHFETTFDTVVISGEVGMRKPEERIYLHTCQRLGLAPEDCVFIDDLEHNVRTAEALGMTGIVHTDTESTRRELERFLSSAVAHS
- a CDS encoding PTS glucose transporter subunit IIA is translated as MSDVTDALGVLAPVAGTALSLSTVPDPVFSEGMVGPGVAVHPEPGQEGGQEGTQSAVAPITGDLVKLHPHAFVVMAPDQRRGVLVHLGIDTVELAGEGFTLLVEEGARVEAGTPVIRWSPGLVAAQGKPSVVPVVALDAVEGTVHDLADGAVRTGDSLFIWD
- a CDS encoding DUF6912 family protein is translated as MYVFLPSTLPALAGVLDTGRADGTTAFAADPGPDGDTEEAEYDAMYAAAEASLELLAADPDAPRRRVVLAAEMPDHLVERRGGAGPNVVRVSVGEPVPYKKLASAHVDDEAAADDIAAGEAEDHELLWFAVQELRHLVGDIDA
- a CDS encoding co-chaperone YbbN; this translates as MQQTTDAGFDEDVLRSDLPVLVEFTSDSCPPCRQMEPVLRSLADDLRGRLRIVQVDVPANPGTTRRYQVMGTPTFLLFHGGEPVRQWVGARPKRRVLQEVEPFLAGHVPGPAPAGPSA
- a CDS encoding MerR family transcriptional regulator yields the protein MRIGELATRAGVSTRTLRYYESRGLLPSRREVNGYRVYDDGDLRLVEQIRTLQDCGFGLEETRPFVECLRAGHPTGDSCPASLDVYRGKLAELDTLIEELRAVRHEVGAQLARAESNLPDPPDPLCQMKG
- a CDS encoding glucose PTS transporter subunit EIIB; translated protein: MADKAAAIVAGLGGPANIEDIEACITRLRTEVADPGLVKEGDLRAAGAHGVLMSGNVVQVVVGPEADTLTDDIKDLLD
- a CDS encoding SIS domain-containing protein yields the protein MTSTTSVMRSEIAEQPEALRRTFAELLPLRPEIEALGRRTRHVLFIARGSSDNAAVYGSYLLQAHTGRLATLGSPSIATTYGAKIDLSDVLAVAISQSGKTEEIVETMRWAADCGARTVGVTNGAGSPLAAEADVALVTRAGDELAVPATKTYNTQLAALAVLALGLGADLDAGELERVPDGIEETLAAPTGALEEIVERMVAVQGAVISGRGMAFSTALEAALKLKEACYLHAMGLSYADLLHGPIAVVDPRTPALLVAAPSGPTLQGTVALAERARSAGAPVFGFGGGPALAAVSDLAVPVPDVPEWVSPMNLIVPAQLLTERLARRLGYNPDVPRGLNKVTQTS